TCCGCCAACTGGAGCAGGTGGTTTTTCCATGCGAATATTTGTTCGCAAAAAATACTTGGCAAACTCTTCTGTCTCGATGTATGATGAAGACAAGAAAACAATAGTCACGTTTTGAAAGGGAGTGTCGTTTTTGTCAGATCGTCGCGCCGCTTTGGAAAGTGCATTGCGTCAAATAGAAAAACAGTTTGGCAAGGGTTCCATCATGAAGCTGGGGGAGATGGCGAACGTCCAGGTTTCTACCGTATCCACCGGTGCTCTCGCTATAGATATCGCCCTTGGAGTGGGAGGATTCCCACGCGGTCGAATCGTAGAAATTTACGGACCGGAGTCTTCCGGTAAGACGACGGTTGCTCTCCACGCGATTGCAGAGGTGCAGCGTCAGGGCGGACAGGCCGCATTCATCGACGCGGAGCATGCGCTCGACCCCGTCTACGCATCCAAGCTGGGCGTAAACATCGAGGAACTGCTTCTGTCCCAGCCGGATACCGGCGAACAAGCGTTGGAAATCGCGGAGGCGCTGGTTCGTTCCGGCGCAGTCGACATTATCGTCGTGGACTCTGTAGCGGCACTCGTGCCAAAAGCCGAGATCGAAGGCGAGATGGGCGACTCCCACGTGGGGCTGCAGGCCCGTCTGATGTCCCAAGCGCTGCGCAAGCTCTCCGGCGCGATCAATAAATCGAAGACCATCGCGATCTTCATTAACCAGCTGCGCGAAAAGGTAGGCGTCATGTTCGGTAACCCGGAGACCACACCGGGCGGACGAGCGCTGAAGTTCTACGCCAGCGTGCGTCTCGATGTGCGCAAGGCTGAATCGATTAAAGTGGGCAATGATGTGATCGGCAGCAAGACCAAGGTAAAAGTCGTCAAAAACAAAGTGGCGCCTCCGTTCAAGACTGCAGAGGTAGACATCATGTACGGCGAAGGGATTTCCAAAGAGGGCAGCATTCTGGATATCGGCGCAGAGATTG
This sequence is a window from Brevibacillus composti. Protein-coding genes within it:
- the recA gene encoding recombinase RecA, yielding MSDRRAALESALRQIEKQFGKGSIMKLGEMANVQVSTVSTGALAIDIALGVGGFPRGRIVEIYGPESSGKTTVALHAIAEVQRQGGQAAFIDAEHALDPVYASKLGVNIEELLLSQPDTGEQALEIAEALVRSGAVDIIVVDSVAALVPKAEIEGEMGDSHVGLQARLMSQALRKLSGAINKSKTIAIFINQLREKVGVMFGNPETTPGGRALKFYASVRLDVRKAESIKVGNDVIGSKTKVKVVKNKVAPPFKTAEVDIMYGEGISKEGSILDIGAEIDVVQKSGAWYSFNDERLGQGRENAKIFLKENPAIAAQIEAKVREYYSLNPGSIPATEPVEDPEQDEEPMFDLE